A single region of the Desulfuromonas sp. genome encodes:
- a CDS encoding adenine phosphoribosyltransferase, giving the protein MEELKNIIRDIPDFPKKGIVFKDITTLLADARSFHRMIDLLAHRHVGEKIDQVVGVEARGFILGAALAYKLGTGITLVRKPGKLPYKTREKTYQLEYGTDTLEIHEDAFKAGDRIIVADDLLATGGTVAAVVDLVEELGAEVVECALMAELEFLEGRKRLPEGKVFSLLKF; this is encoded by the coding sequence TTGGAAGAGCTGAAAAATATCATCCGGGATATTCCCGATTTTCCAAAGAAGGGGATAGTCTTCAAGGACATCACCACACTCCTGGCCGATGCCAGGAGTTTTCACCGCATGATTGATCTTCTCGCTCACCGTCACGTCGGTGAAAAAATCGACCAGGTTGTCGGGGTGGAGGCTCGGGGCTTTATTCTCGGTGCGGCGCTGGCCTATAAGCTCGGCACCGGAATCACCTTGGTGCGCAAACCGGGAAAGCTGCCCTACAAGACCCGGGAAAAAACCTACCAGCTCGAGTACGGCACCGACACTCTGGAAATCCACGAAGATGCCTTCAAGGCCGGAGACCGGATCATCGTTGCCGATGACCTGCTGGCGACCGGAGGGACCGTGGCTGCCGTCGTCGACCTGGTCGAGGAACTCGGCGCCGAAGTCGTCGAATGCGCTTTAATGGCGGAACTGGAATTTCTCGAGGGACGCAAGCGGTTGCCGGAGGGGAAGGTCTTCAGCCTGCTCAAGTTTTAA
- the gltX gene encoding glutamate--tRNA ligase, with translation MSKLRVRFAPSPTGYLHIGGARTALFNYLLARKEEGTFILRIEDTDVARSTQESTDAILQAMEWLGLTSDERPYYQSERFDLYRAKVDQLLAEGKAYRCYCTPEELDAKRKTAMAEGGKPKYDGTCRNRQDQPQGVPFVVRFRSPQEGETSFADRIKGPITFSNEELDDLIIQRSDGTPTYNFVVVVDDAEMGLTHVVRGDDHINNTPRQILLYQALGYPVPEFAHVPMILGADKSRLSKRHGATSVMAYKDMGYLPEAMVNYLVRLGWSHGDEEIFSMDDLVEKFSLENVGKSAGVFNPEKLLWLNAHYIKTGDPARLAGLLEPFLAADGIDPRGGPDLQAVVKTLRERSRTMLEMAQGAAFYFQKDFAYDEQAAAKFLTEDKRPVLETVIRHLEKSSDWNEEGIGQAFKAVMEETGLKLGKFGPSIRVALAGGTASPGIYEVAVVLGREETLRRLQRALEML, from the coding sequence ATGTCCAAGCTGCGTGTTCGCTTTGCCCCCAGCCCCACCGGCTACCTTCACATCGGAGGTGCCCGGACCGCCCTTTTCAATTACCTCCTGGCCCGCAAGGAGGAAGGAACTTTCATACTGCGCATCGAGGATACCGATGTCGCGCGGTCAACGCAGGAGTCGACCGACGCTATCCTTCAGGCCATGGAGTGGTTGGGCCTCACCAGCGACGAGAGGCCGTACTATCAGTCCGAGCGGTTCGACCTTTACCGGGCCAAGGTCGACCAACTTCTCGCCGAGGGCAAGGCCTATCGCTGTTACTGCACCCCCGAAGAGCTTGACGCCAAGCGCAAGACCGCCATGGCCGAAGGCGGAAAGCCCAAGTACGACGGAACCTGCCGGAACCGCCAGGACCAGCCGCAGGGCGTTCCTTTCGTCGTCCGTTTCCGCTCTCCCCAGGAGGGGGAAACGTCCTTTGCAGACCGGATCAAGGGTCCGATCACATTCAGCAACGAGGAACTCGATGACTTGATCATCCAGCGTTCCGACGGGACACCGACCTACAACTTCGTGGTCGTCGTCGATGACGCCGAAATGGGCCTGACCCATGTCGTCCGGGGGGACGATCACATCAACAATACCCCGCGGCAGATCCTCCTCTATCAGGCCCTCGGCTACCCGGTTCCAGAGTTCGCCCACGTGCCGATGATTCTCGGCGCCGACAAGTCGCGACTTTCGAAACGTCACGGGGCGACCTCGGTCATGGCCTACAAGGATATGGGCTACCTCCCCGAAGCGATGGTCAATTACCTTGTACGCCTCGGCTGGTCCCACGGCGACGAAGAAATCTTCTCCATGGACGACCTGGTCGAAAAGTTCAGCCTCGAGAACGTCGGCAAGTCAGCCGGTGTGTTCAACCCGGAAAAGCTGCTGTGGCTCAATGCCCACTACATCAAGACCGGCGATCCCGCCCGCCTCGCGGGACTGCTGGAGCCGTTCCTCGCCGCCGACGGGATCGACCCGAGGGGTGGTCCCGATTTGCAGGCTGTGGTGAAAACTCTTCGGGAGCGCTCGCGCACCATGCTGGAGATGGCTCAAGGGGCGGCTTTTTATTTCCAGAAAGACTTCGCTTACGACGAGCAGGCAGCCGCGAAGTTTCTCACCGAGGACAAACGCCCTGTACTCGAAACAGTGATCCGGCACCTTGAAAAGAGTTCCGATTGGAACGAAGAGGGGATTGGCCAGGCCTTTAAGGCGGTCATGGAAGAGACCGGTCTGAAGCTCGGCAAGTTCGGCCCCTCTATTCGCGTCGCCCTGGCCGGGGGGACCGCGAGTCCCGGAATCTACGAAGTGGCCGTGGTCCTCGGCCGGGAGGAGACCTTGCGGCGGCTGCAGCGCGCTTTAGAAATGCTCTGA
- a CDS encoding sulfite exporter TauE/SafE family protein has product MEHFSPFILVMFTLLGSLAGFLAGLLGIGGGIILVPLFLWCFPAAGFPSAHLVHAAFGTSLAIIIPTALSSTLGHCKRGNVEWHQVFYLAIGGAVGAFSGGTLAAFLPGDWLKWLFGLMQITVALKLFLFHPRLPPERITPAARPTLIAVGLGGGVFSAFFGVGGGVVAVPLMVILLQLPIHLAVGNSSALIAISSFFGALSYVIHGWGSPLLPPFSLGYVNLLVAALVAPVTMVSARVGVKVAGSFTHDRLVRVFALLLVLVGLRMLVVAFF; this is encoded by the coding sequence ATGGAGCATTTTTCACCCTTCATCCTAGTGATGTTCACCCTGCTCGGATCCCTGGCCGGCTTTCTTGCCGGCCTCCTGGGCATCGGGGGAGGCATCATTCTGGTGCCCCTGTTCCTCTGGTGTTTTCCCGCCGCCGGATTCCCTTCCGCCCACCTTGTCCATGCCGCCTTCGGGACCAGTCTCGCCATTATTATCCCCACCGCTCTGAGCAGCACCCTCGGTCACTGCAAACGGGGGAACGTCGAATGGCACCAGGTCTTCTACCTGGCCATCGGGGGGGCCGTAGGGGCATTCTCCGGGGGAACCCTGGCCGCCTTTTTGCCGGGAGATTGGCTCAAGTGGCTCTTCGGACTGATGCAAATCACCGTAGCTCTGAAGCTCTTTCTCTTCCATCCCCGCCTTCCTCCCGAACGGATCACACCGGCAGCTCGCCCTACCCTGATCGCGGTCGGGTTGGGGGGAGGAGTCTTTTCTGCGTTTTTCGGTGTCGGAGGCGGCGTGGTCGCCGTTCCGCTGATGGTCATTCTTCTCCAGTTGCCCATTCACCTTGCGGTCGGCAATTCAAGCGCCCTGATTGCCATCTCTTCCTTTTTCGGGGCACTCTCCTACGTTATCCACGGCTGGGGCAGTCCCCTCTTGCCGCCTTTTTCTCTCGGCTATGTCAACCTTCTCGTTGCCGCCCTCGTCGCCCCCGTCACCATGGTCTCCGCCCGAGTCGGAGTCAAGGTTGCCGGGAGTTTCACCCATGATAGACTCGTAAGAGTTTTCGCCCTTCTGCTGGTCCTGGTCGGTCTGCGCATGTTGGTGGTCGCCTTTTTCTGA
- a CDS encoding sigma-70 family RNA polymerase sigma factor produces the protein MGAEEAEEEAVEFQEVAKNKEKEEEEAKERKAALDDHSDDAIKLYLKEIQKTNLLTADEEKELARRISVGDMAARERMIESNLRLVVKIAKRYMNRGLPFLDLIEEGNMGLIKAVERFKLSKECRFSTYATWWIRQSIERALVNQSRTIRLPVHVSDDINKLIKVSRELIHKYNREPHVKEVADAMGVEPAYIRRLMVLVKKTYSIEHPMGESNDYSLMDTIEDPNAVDPSDLIEGLNKFAHVTEWLETLSENEREILTLRFGLDDREPQTLDTIGRRFGVTRERIRQIEAKSLDKLRMIMEEKQAAGENTPEEAD, from the coding sequence ATGGGAGCTGAGGAGGCCGAAGAAGAGGCCGTCGAGTTCCAGGAAGTCGCCAAGAACAAGGAGAAGGAAGAGGAGGAGGCCAAGGAGCGGAAGGCTGCTTTGGACGATCATTCCGATGACGCCATCAAGCTCTATCTCAAAGAAATTCAAAAGACCAACCTGCTGACAGCCGACGAAGAGAAGGAGCTGGCCCGGCGCATCTCCGTAGGCGACATGGCGGCGCGGGAGAGGATGATCGAGTCCAACCTTCGCCTCGTGGTCAAGATAGCCAAACGCTACATGAACCGCGGGTTGCCCTTTTTGGATCTCATCGAAGAGGGGAACATGGGGCTCATCAAGGCGGTCGAGCGCTTCAAGCTGAGCAAGGAGTGCAGGTTTTCCACCTACGCCACCTGGTGGATTCGCCAATCGATTGAACGGGCCCTCGTCAACCAGAGCCGCACCATCCGCCTGCCCGTTCACGTCTCCGACGACATTAATAAATTGATCAAGGTCAGCCGCGAACTCATCCACAAATACAATCGTGAGCCCCATGTCAAAGAAGTGGCCGATGCCATGGGAGTCGAACCCGCCTATATCCGGCGCCTGATGGTTCTGGTCAAGAAGACCTATTCCATTGAGCATCCAATGGGCGAGAGCAACGATTACAGCCTGATGGATACCATCGAGGACCCCAATGCCGTCGACCCGTCCGACCTGATCGAGGGTCTCAACAAGTTCGCCCACGTTACCGAATGGCTTGAAACCCTCAGCGAGAATGAACGGGAGATTCTCACCCTGCGTTTCGGACTCGACGATCGCGAACCCCAGACCCTTGACACTATCGGGCGGCGATTCGGAGTGACCCGGGAGAGGATTCGTCAGATCGAAGCGAAGAGCCTTGATAAGTTGCGCATGATCATGGAAGAGAAGCAGGCCGCCGGAGAGAATACCCCCGAGGAGGCGGACTAG
- a CDS encoding GSU3128 family (seleno)protein — MKTRQKVFDYEYEEVLDPRTRELIRVGCAVAVGCPDULAKHFAVAKQAGASEAELKEAMAYGMLAPSGRAKNFVLRMTEELGLED; from the coding sequence ATGAAAACCCGTCAGAAGGTTTTCGATTACGAATACGAGGAAGTCCTGGACCCCAGGACGAGGGAACTGATTCGGGTCGGGTGTGCGGTGGCGGTGGGATGCCCCGACTGACTGGCCAAACACTTCGCGGTCGCGAAGCAGGCAGGTGCCAGCGAGGCGGAACTCAAGGAAGCCATGGCTTATGGGATGCTCGCCCCTTCGGGTCGGGCGAAAAATTTCGTTCTGCGCATGACGGAGGAATTGGGCCTGGAGGATTGA
- a CDS encoding UvrD-helicase domain-containing protein translates to MNAGPAPIADAREREVAVDPSRSFIVQAPAGSGKTELLIQRFLALLGSVRRPEEILAITFTRKAAGEMRSRLLKALEMAEENRPAAAHEARTWELARKALERDRENGWHLAETPSLLTIQTIDSFNASLVRRMPWVSRFGAMPKVCEDPEPLYRQAAERTLAELGSGGRGGAEVATVLSHLDNRMDLFRDLLVSMLRRRDQWLRHLGKKEHALWRQSLEGSLRSLVEGRLGELAGTIPADLRDELIQLARYAATRLPGGERPLASLDGLETFPGRSSEDLPCWKGLADLLLTAGDALRKRLDRNCGFPPGKGEATSMKERMKELLDRLSATPRAESLLGEIRRLPPTAYPDDQWQILQALVDLLPLAAAQLWLVFREEGGADFAAIAMGALDSLSAAGDPSELLLMLDARINHLLVDEFQDTSWLQFQLLENLTAGWSPGDGRTLFLVGDPMQSIYLFREAEVGLFLRARQRGIGSVALEALTLSSNFRSQEGIVSWVNRTFADLFPDREDEALGGIVYSPASAVHGRLEGPSCCVHPFSDRDDFAEGQQVAALARRALEGDSAGTVAVLVRGRTHLPEILMALKEEGLRYSAKDIDLLGCRPAVRDILALTRALLHPADRLSWLSVLRAPWCGLLLRDLYALCGEEPSQTVPALLRDPEAKSRLSEDGRERAERVQGILSLGVARRGAVGLRRLVEGCWLALGGPACSGSGSAKDVEMVFSLMEKLDHGGDLLSLDGLEESVKKLFAASDSGADGRLQVMTIHKSKGLEFDTVILPGLGRPPAGGDKPLMRWLEHPDSGLLLAPVSPRDGSAKDPIYEAIGRLEREKEDLEVTRLLYVAATRARKRLHLLGHAKLNGKGEFSPSSGSLLKKLWPAVESRFASADAPDNPSDSKEEGRGGSRIFRLPCDWAMPQLVPARIQVGGAVSQPSDRREADLRGDPFSGWEAETARHVGTVSHAYLERIAREGLGRWSAERVRGDETAIARRLNALGVPASEIPSGVRKVVDALCTALASTRGRWILGDRSDAESESALSGMVDGQLVHAVIDRTFVDDDGVRWVIDYKTTPCPEKGQEAFLREQGTIYAGQLAAYGALFRSLELGRTIRTALYFPLFDGWWEVA, encoded by the coding sequence ATGAATGCCGGACCCGCACCCATTGCCGACGCCCGAGAGAGGGAGGTCGCGGTCGACCCGAGCCGTTCGTTCATCGTTCAGGCCCCCGCCGGTTCCGGAAAGACCGAACTGCTGATCCAGCGTTTTCTCGCCCTGCTCGGCAGTGTGCGCCGTCCCGAGGAAATCCTCGCCATTACCTTCACCCGCAAGGCCGCCGGCGAGATGCGCTCCCGCCTTCTGAAGGCCCTCGAAATGGCCGAAGAGAATCGCCCGGCCGCCGCCCACGAAGCCCGTACCTGGGAGTTGGCCAGAAAAGCCCTGGAGCGGGACAGGGAGAACGGCTGGCACCTTGCGGAGACCCCCTCCCTGTTGACCATTCAGACCATCGACTCTTTCAATGCTTCTCTTGTCCGCCGCATGCCCTGGGTCTCACGATTCGGGGCGATGCCAAAGGTGTGCGAAGACCCGGAGCCCCTTTACCGGCAGGCGGCCGAAAGAACCCTGGCCGAGCTTGGTTCCGGGGGACGGGGGGGCGCCGAGGTGGCGACGGTCCTCTCTCATCTCGATAACCGAATGGACCTTTTCCGGGACCTGCTGGTCAGCATGCTGCGGCGGCGGGACCAGTGGCTGCGCCATCTTGGAAAGAAGGAGCACGCCCTCTGGCGCCAGAGCCTGGAGGGATCCCTTCGGAGCCTGGTGGAGGGCAGGCTGGGGGAGCTTGCCGGAACCATTCCCGCAGATCTGCGGGACGAACTTATCCAACTCGCCCGCTATGCCGCCACCCGGCTCCCTGGCGGTGAGCGTCCCCTGGCATCTCTTGACGGCCTTGAGACCTTTCCAGGGAGGTCATCGGAAGACCTGCCGTGCTGGAAGGGGCTGGCCGACCTCCTGTTGACCGCCGGGGACGCCCTGCGCAAGCGTCTCGACAGGAACTGCGGTTTCCCGCCGGGCAAAGGTGAGGCGACCTCCATGAAGGAGAGGATGAAGGAACTCCTCGATCGCTTGAGTGCAACGCCTCGGGCCGAGAGCCTGCTCGGCGAAATACGGAGACTCCCGCCAACGGCCTACCCGGACGATCAGTGGCAGATTCTTCAAGCCCTCGTCGATCTTCTCCCCCTGGCCGCCGCCCAGCTGTGGCTGGTTTTCCGCGAAGAGGGCGGCGCAGATTTCGCCGCTATCGCCATGGGAGCCCTCGATTCCCTTTCGGCCGCGGGGGACCCATCAGAGCTCCTTCTCATGCTCGACGCCAGGATCAACCATCTGTTGGTCGACGAATTCCAGGACACCTCATGGCTGCAGTTTCAGCTCCTGGAGAATCTCACCGCAGGATGGTCTCCGGGCGACGGCCGCACCTTGTTTCTGGTCGGCGATCCGATGCAGTCGATTTATCTTTTTCGCGAGGCGGAGGTCGGGCTCTTTTTACGCGCACGCCAAAGAGGCATCGGGTCGGTGGCCCTCGAAGCGCTGACCCTGAGCTCAAATTTCCGCTCCCAGGAGGGAATTGTCTCCTGGGTCAATCGAACCTTTGCCGATCTCTTCCCCGACCGCGAGGACGAGGCCCTCGGGGGGATCGTCTACAGCCCGGCCAGCGCGGTGCACGGTCGGCTCGAAGGGCCCTCCTGTTGCGTCCATCCCTTTTCCGACCGGGACGATTTTGCAGAGGGGCAACAGGTCGCGGCCCTGGCCCGCAGGGCCCTCGAGGGAGACAGTGCCGGAACGGTCGCGGTGCTCGTTCGCGGTCGCACCCATCTTCCGGAAATCCTTATGGCCCTGAAAGAGGAGGGGCTGCGCTACAGCGCCAAGGATATCGACCTGCTCGGATGCCGGCCCGCGGTTCGAGATATCCTCGCCCTGACCCGGGCTCTGCTTCATCCCGCGGACCGTCTTTCCTGGCTGTCGGTGCTGCGCGCGCCATGGTGCGGTCTCCTTCTCCGTGACCTGTACGCCTTGTGCGGAGAGGAACCCTCGCAGACCGTCCCGGCTCTGCTGCGTGATCCCGAGGCGAAAAGCCGTCTTTCCGAAGACGGTCGCGAGAGGGCCGAACGGGTTCAGGGAATTCTTTCTCTCGGGGTGGCCCGGCGCGGCGCAGTCGGTCTGCGGCGTCTGGTAGAAGGCTGCTGGCTGGCTCTTGGGGGCCCTGCATGCAGCGGTTCTGGAAGCGCCAAAGACGTCGAGATGGTCTTTTCCCTCATGGAGAAACTCGACCACGGCGGGGACCTTTTGTCTCTCGACGGCCTCGAGGAAAGCGTAAAGAAACTCTTTGCCGCCTCCGATTCGGGTGCCGACGGCAGGCTGCAGGTCATGACCATTCATAAATCGAAGGGCCTGGAGTTCGACACCGTTATCCTCCCCGGCCTCGGCCGCCCACCGGCAGGGGGCGACAAACCCCTGATGCGTTGGCTTGAACATCCGGATTCCGGCTTGCTTCTCGCTCCGGTCTCGCCCCGGGACGGATCGGCCAAGGATCCGATCTATGAGGCCATCGGACGCCTCGAGCGTGAAAAGGAAGATCTGGAGGTCACCCGGCTGCTCTACGTTGCCGCGACCCGCGCCAGGAAGCGCCTTCACCTCCTCGGGCATGCGAAGCTCAACGGGAAGGGGGAATTCAGTCCTTCCTCCGGGTCCCTGTTAAAGAAGCTATGGCCGGCGGTCGAGAGTCGATTCGCCTCGGCAGACGCTCCGGACAACCCTTCGGATTCAAAAGAAGAGGGAAGGGGAGGGAGCCGGATCTTCCGCCTGCCGTGCGACTGGGCTATGCCCCAACTTGTGCCCGCCCGGATCCAGGTCGGCGGGGCTGTCAGCCAGCCCTCGGATCGCAGAGAGGCTGACCTGCGAGGGGATCCCTTCTCCGGGTGGGAGGCCGAAACGGCCCGCCACGTGGGGACGGTGAGCCATGCCTACCTGGAACGCATTGCCCGGGAAGGGCTGGGAAGGTGGTCGGCAGAGAGGGTGAGGGGAGATGAGACGGCAATCGCCCGCCGGTTGAACGCCCTCGGCGTGCCGGCGTCCGAAATTCCCAGCGGCGTTCGGAAGGTCGTCGATGCTCTGTGCACGGCCCTCGCCAGCACGAGAGGACGGTGGATTCTCGGGGACCGCTCCGATGCCGAAAGCGAGTCGGCCCTCTCTGGCATGGTTGATGGCCAACTCGTTCATGCCGTGATCGATCGAACCTTTGTCGACGACGATGGGGTCCGCTGGGTGATCGACTACAAGACGACGCCCTGTCCGGAGAAGGGGCAGGAGGCGTTTCTGCGTGAGCAGGGAACCATATACGCTGGCCAGCTTGCCGCCTATGGCGCCCTTTTTCGCAGCCTGGAGCTTGGACGAACGATTCGCACAGCACTCTACTTCCCTTTATTTGACGGCTGGTGGGAAGTGGCCTGA
- a CDS encoding PD-(D/E)XK nuclease family protein, with protein sequence MKDHNLEILDAAAGGALVLTVNKRLARHLLSLFYVRMASLGKMTWRAPAIISFDAWLRQALVSLGEEARLLDGFAALRLWEQAVEDDSAASELGLLQVSATARRAMEAHQLLVEYDADMAGLPLSDDHRAFVRWRKRYLEACGKGGWLDAADLPGRACAAVEQGELAAPGRVLLAGFDELPPRVTGLIAGFSAAGSVVKEFPPPIEPRGELVRMPCTDVEEEVRRAARWVRHLLDAGEERIGIVVPDLQGYRSLVERLFRAEIDPEGLVGLAEDETRFSLSLGTRLSEQGLVVAALEILGAGFSSPLETISFLLRTPYLGGSQAESFSRATLEGRLRRFGARKVSLKRMKGLAEGERETKGLARWAKICAVLEKSLGERGKCPPGEWVNRFSRLLQGVGWPGDRPLGSLEFQIFKAWREKLLPAMVALEPVCKDLGREEALSLLRRLASEIDFQPESPAGPVQVVGILEAAGLQFDHLWVMGLTEDALPAHPRPNPFLPVHLQVTLGMPHASAERELAFARRLSARLFAGAPRVILSHPCREGDRDLRPSPLIGWIDEGEVPLAPCHDPEEAVRAQAVPLEGIVDRQGPPLGATEIATGGTGLLKDQALCPFRAFAHHRLAARALDRPEIGLDLGTRGTLLHTVLERFWERTGDHAALCCLSQAQLFERISECIEATFSEIFSEWGQEASEPLLAIERCRLAALVGEWLVKVERERPAFVVKELEVEHRESFGGLTINTKVDRIDDMAGGSRVILDYKTGRVDPDDLLGERILEPQLPVYGVGGDRGNLAGVAFANVRQGECTFKGVARESGLLPNVAALADSKFSEKHGVGDWSDLLARWRRQLGELGTEFSEGVAGVDPVDPKKACAYCDLHGFCRIDDLDSLAEDAE encoded by the coding sequence ATGAAAGATCATAACCTTGAAATCCTCGATGCAGCCGCCGGAGGAGCACTCGTCCTTACCGTCAATAAGCGGCTCGCTCGCCATCTCCTGTCCCTTTTCTATGTTCGCATGGCATCGCTGGGAAAAATGACCTGGCGGGCTCCGGCAATTATCAGCTTCGACGCCTGGCTGCGCCAGGCCCTGGTTTCACTCGGTGAGGAGGCCCGCCTGCTCGACGGTTTTGCAGCGCTGCGCCTGTGGGAGCAGGCGGTCGAGGACGATTCCGCTGCCTCTGAGCTGGGACTGCTTCAAGTATCCGCCACAGCGAGGCGGGCGATGGAAGCCCACCAGCTGCTCGTCGAGTACGATGCCGACATGGCGGGGCTGCCCTTGAGCGATGATCATCGTGCCTTTGTTCGCTGGCGCAAACGATACCTGGAGGCGTGCGGGAAGGGCGGGTGGCTCGATGCCGCCGATCTTCCGGGCAGGGCATGCGCCGCTGTGGAGCAGGGTGAATTAGCCGCGCCGGGGCGGGTGCTCCTCGCGGGTTTCGACGAGTTGCCTCCCAGGGTAACCGGCCTGATCGCCGGTTTCAGCGCCGCCGGGAGCGTCGTAAAGGAGTTCCCTCCGCCCATCGAACCGAGAGGAGAGCTCGTGCGGATGCCGTGCACCGATGTCGAGGAGGAAGTGCGGCGTGCTGCTCGCTGGGTTCGTCACCTGCTCGATGCCGGAGAAGAAAGGATCGGCATTGTCGTTCCCGACCTGCAGGGATACCGATCCCTGGTGGAGCGGCTATTTCGCGCGGAAATCGATCCGGAAGGCCTTGTTGGCCTCGCCGAAGATGAGACCCGGTTCAGTCTTTCCCTCGGCACCCGGCTTTCCGAGCAGGGGCTGGTCGTGGCGGCGTTGGAGATTCTCGGCGCAGGCTTTTCCTCCCCCCTGGAGACGATCAGCTTCCTGCTGCGCACCCCCTACCTTGGCGGCAGCCAGGCAGAGTCTTTCAGCCGGGCCACGCTCGAGGGGAGGCTGCGGCGTTTCGGCGCCCGGAAGGTGAGTCTGAAGAGGATGAAGGGACTCGCCGAAGGGGAGAGGGAAACGAAGGGACTGGCGCGTTGGGCCAAAATATGTGCTGTCCTGGAGAAAAGCCTCGGGGAGAGGGGAAAGTGTCCTCCCGGCGAATGGGTGAACCGCTTCTCCCGGTTGCTCCAGGGGGTCGGCTGGCCGGGGGACCGTCCCCTGGGCAGCCTCGAGTTCCAGATTTTCAAGGCATGGCGGGAAAAGCTGCTGCCGGCGATGGTCGCTCTGGAGCCTGTCTGCAAGGACCTCGGGCGCGAAGAGGCCCTGTCACTGCTGCGCCGGCTCGCTTCCGAAATCGATTTTCAACCCGAATCGCCGGCGGGCCCGGTGCAGGTGGTCGGCATCCTCGAGGCGGCAGGCCTGCAGTTCGATCACCTCTGGGTGATGGGGCTCACAGAGGATGCCCTGCCGGCTCACCCGCGGCCCAACCCCTTTCTTCCGGTCCATCTTCAGGTCACTTTGGGGATGCCCCACGCCAGTGCTGAGCGGGAACTCGCCTTTGCCCGTCGTCTCAGCGCCAGGCTTTTCGCCGGGGCCCCGAGAGTGATCCTGAGCCACCCCTGCCGGGAGGGGGACCGGGACTTGAGACCGAGCCCCCTTATCGGTTGGATCGATGAGGGAGAGGTTCCTCTCGCCCCTTGCCATGACCCGGAAGAAGCTGTCCGGGCGCAGGCAGTCCCCCTCGAGGGGATCGTCGACAGGCAAGGACCTCCCCTCGGCGCGACAGAGATCGCCACAGGCGGCACCGGCCTGCTCAAGGACCAGGCTCTATGTCCTTTTCGCGCCTTCGCCCATCATCGGCTCGCAGCCAGGGCCCTCGATCGACCGGAAATCGGCCTAGACCTCGGCACCCGGGGAACCCTTTTGCACACTGTGCTGGAGAGGTTCTGGGAACGGACAGGGGACCATGCCGCCCTCTGTTGCCTTTCTCAAGCCCAACTGTTTGAACGGATCTCCGAGTGCATCGAGGCCACGTTCAGTGAGATCTTTTCTGAGTGGGGGCAGGAGGCATCCGAACCCCTTCTGGCGATCGAGCGGTGCCGTCTGGCAGCCCTTGTGGGGGAGTGGCTTGTGAAAGTGGAAAGAGAGAGACCGGCCTTTGTCGTCAAAGAACTCGAAGTCGAGCATAGGGAATCCTTCGGTGGGCTCACCATAAACACCAAGGTCGACCGCATCGACGATATGGCCGGGGGCAGCCGGGTCATCCTCGATTACAAAACCGGCCGGGTCGATCCCGACGATCTGCTCGGCGAGCGCATTCTCGAACCCCAGCTGCCGGTCTACGGCGTCGGCGGCGACAGGGGCAACCTTGCCGGGGTTGCCTTTGCCAACGTGCGACAGGGGGAATGCACTTTCAAGGGGGTTGCCCGGGAGTCCGGGCTTTTGCCGAACGTCGCGGCGCTCGCCGATTCAAAGTTTTCGGAAAAGCACGGGGTCGGCGATTGGAGCGACCTTCTGGCCAGGTGGCGACGTCAGCTGGGAGAGCTCGGGACGGAGTTCTCGGAGGGCGTGGCAGGGGTCGATCCCGTCGATCCGAAGAAGGCCTGCGCTTACTGCGATCTCCACGGCTTCTGTCGCATTGATGATCTCGATTCTCTCGCGGAGGACGCCGAATGA
- the amrB gene encoding AmmeMemoRadiSam system protein B, giving the protein MHRKAVVAGQFYPESATALRDMVKGFLSSEVPPRPALGIVSPHAGYIYSGAIAGQTFARVEVPRRVVILGPNHHGLGQPGAVFRAGAWATPLGESLIDEELTGALIARCPALVADEAAHRMEHSLEVQLPFVQVRSPRASIVPICLASLSLSSLLQTGEALAEVLSSCPDEVLMVASSDMTHYESSETARAKDMQALERIEALDPEGLYRVVRNRGISMCGVLPVVVMLAASVRLGARQATLVNYGNSGDVTGDNDQVVGYAGVVIT; this is encoded by the coding sequence ATGCATCGCAAAGCCGTCGTAGCCGGGCAGTTCTATCCTGAAAGTGCGACCGCTCTACGGGATATGGTCAAGGGGTTTCTCTCTTCGGAGGTCCCGCCCCGCCCGGCTCTCGGAATCGTCTCCCCCCATGCCGGGTACATTTATTCCGGGGCGATAGCCGGCCAGACCTTTGCCCGGGTCGAGGTCCCCCGGCGGGTCGTTATCCTCGGTCCGAATCATCATGGCTTGGGGCAGCCCGGTGCTGTGTTCCGCGCCGGGGCGTGGGCCACTCCCCTCGGCGAGTCGCTGATCGACGAGGAACTGACCGGTGCTCTTATCGCGCGCTGTCCGGCCCTGGTCGCCGACGAGGCGGCCCACCGTATGGAACACTCCCTGGAAGTCCAGCTGCCCTTTGTTCAGGTCCGCTCGCCCCGTGCTTCGATCGTCCCCATCTGCCTGGCCTCCCTGTCCCTTTCCAGCCTTTTGCAGACCGGGGAAGCCCTCGCGGAGGTCTTGAGTTCCTGTCCCGACGAGGTGCTCATGGTGGCCAGTTCGGACATGACTCACTACGAATCGTCCGAGACCGCCCGGGCCAAGGACATGCAGGCACTCGAGAGAATCGAGGCACTCGACCCAGAGGGGCTCTACCGGGTGGTTCGGAACCGGGGAATAAGCATGTGCGGAGTTCTCCCCGTCGTCGTCATGCTGGCCGCCTCAGTCAGGCTCGGAGCCCGTCAGGCCACCCTGGTGAATTACGGCAATTCCGGTGACGTCACCGGGGACAACGATCAGGTGGTCGGATATGCCGGGGTGGTGATCACTTGA